Part of the Primulina huaijiensis isolate GDHJ02 chromosome 15, ASM1229523v2, whole genome shotgun sequence genome is shown below.
GAAACACGTATACAAAATTAAGTAGCTCGTAAGTAAGATAATAAGCTTGAAAGCAATATATAAAAACCGAAAAAAGATCTTTTAATTACTGTAATATGATCTGAATAAGCACAGATGAGAATGCTAATGAACTTGTCTCGTGGCATAGTTGAATTGGCCACGAAATAGCCAAAAATGTCGTTGCTTCCTGTGCTGATGAAGAATAAGGATTTAGAGAGCAATGTATCCGTTGCATCGGAGCCTATTAGAGCAGTGAGATTATCTCGGACTGTGGAAAATTGAGCGATCTGCTCTGATAGTGGAATGACTGTCTGTTGACAACGTAAGGCAAAATGAGTTAATTATTACTGCATGCAGatccatttaattatttttatttcgaaTATGTTAAAATTCTATGTAAAATAAACTGAATTGAAAGTCTTTTTTCCCTCGTGTTTAGTATATTCTATGAAAATCTACGACAAACAAAGGGGGGaaagaaatatttatgttttaatatttcatttttttttaagaattcttttttttttagttttatgaTCGATATATTTACACACAAAAATTGTATGCGTCTCAGACATATCAATGGACAGATTTCAGGTATTAATTTAGAAACACAAATATAACctctttaaatattttagagtCACGCTAGATATATATTTAGATTGACATACaagataaaaattttcattttcatgaagggataatagaaaataaaaaaataaaagaaatttaattgaattcatgagtaattttataatttttcatataacATATATAATTACGAGTGTAACCTTAAgattcagaatttttttttataatatatatgaaatatattgtcttaaatttttttatatatagtatTAGTTGGTGAAGAAGGCTTACAAGATTTGAGCCCGTGATATCAAGAAGGCCGGCACCACCCGAGGCAAAGTTTACGCCTTTGAAAAGATGCTTTTTGAAACGGGGTCCCAGGGTAAGAAGCGACAAAAATGGCGCCGGGCTTCTCTTCAGCCCGAATTTCTTGCCTGACGGGCCAAACAATATTCCTTGAGTTACATGtatgtgtgtctatatatatataatatatatatatataaatatgtgtgtgtgtgtgtgtgtgtgttagcaTGTTGAAAGTGTACTGACCGAGATAATCGGCGCTGTTGAAACCATTACTGAACCGTCCGGTAGGCCTTGAATTTGGGAAGTCGATGCCGTTATATGGGAAGTTTGCTATGGCCTTACTATGAGGCAAGTAAGAATTAGTACCAACATCCGCCGTGGAATCTCCTAGAATGAAAATCGGTGGCGGCATCCCGTCTGCAGGTGGTGAAAACAGGGTGGCATACGTACCCAAGACCATCGACAAGAATAGGCAAACAAGTGTAGGGATGCGTATATTGGCCATGAAAAATCAGTACAGTATTCTGCTCTTTTCAATGTGGCTTAGTGTCAAGTTTGTAATGACAATTCTGTCTGAATTATTTGGGGTTTAAATAAGTAAGATTTGTATGTCCTTTTCTACCAACGTTAATCGATGAGAACAATATATAACAACAAGCTCAATTCCTAGTATGCATATTTTagtagataaataaataaacaggtGTTAAGAAAACTCAGTCGTCCAGTTTAACTCgacttcaaattattttaattcatcACCATTTTTTTACTCCAAAATtctaaactaaaaaaaaatattttaagaaaattctACTATTCTCCTTGCAATGACATGAATTTACTGATGTATTAACATATTGAATTCACGTTTATAATAATCTATAAAACTAGTTTAGTTTAATATATTCAATAACTAATTTAGTCATTTTACGTTTGTAGCTTTCTATAATTATggaatatttttctaaaataatacatataaggGTATACGAATCCAACCTACCGAATCATtaataacattatttttttgaattcataaaaaaattaatcatttacagaaaaataatttacataatTGGAGAAATGGATGACATGTGATGTGTTAGTTGTCcaacatcggttggataaaatacctgagagttttatatatggacttggacaattctcccctcttgagctaacttttgaggttgagttaggtACAAGTTTCAATCTTAAGATGctaatttcaaatacattttgtaatataatttataactcGATCTCATTGTTAATGTAGCATTGACGTGTTAGAATTTGGTTGGGATGGATTTCCCTGTTAtctatcataaattaaaatttttattttctattgaTACCATAAATTAAGAATCAAATATTTGGAATATGCTATGCTTTAAATACGTTATTTTATTGGTAAAATCGTAAGTAACGTTGGCGGCATAGTAGATGCTTTGTTTTGATACCAACTACGTTGCCCTACAACGTAATAATGTAACCGCTGACCTGGCTCGCATGATGACACAAAGTAAATCATgtcttttttgttaaatttcttACATGTACGTTGGAAACAACTTCGAtaaaaagataataataatttaaactttaaaagatGAACTGTATTTAGCTGATGATTTCACCACAACTTGCCGTTGGACgcgtgaaatatatatatatattttttaaggatGCGTTTGGTTGATGTGATTAAATAAAGATAGATAAATAATCACATACTTATCTaatgtttggttaaaattttaagatatattaataatcattttgacggGGTTTAAGActtaattttatgattaattatttgattattaatctaacaaaTCAAGTGGGATAAGTTATCAACACACcacaatttatatttttatcctCTTATCTCTCATGAAAATAAATacttattaaattctaatttattgtgtttaatgattaccataatattttcaaatatatttctaataaatatatttaaattaattttaataaatgtaaattataattataaatattttaagtatctatccaattattttaagaatatatatttaattagcatttggggcattttggtcattacaataaaatttacaaaattaatcaatcattttaaaatcataccaaacaccatgttatttatcccaatatactattaatccatatttctcattttttaaccactttaattattaatcatttacttatTCTATCACACGTACGAAACGGGCCTAAAAGATTAACTGTATTTAGCTAATAATTTCACGACAACATCCCGTTGGATgtgaaattatatataaatttttatgaatattattttttttttttttggaaattctAATCAGtaagttttttattttgatcTTTCACACCACAAATgtcattttttaataaaaattataatgtgATATTACATTCGTCAACGTCGTATTTTTGTCAAataaaaaagatgaaaactataaaaataacataataaaatagaaatttaataatatcaaaatcgTAAAAACAATACATATACGACTTAAATATAGTTTTCTTTGTTTAtatttcatgttagattttaaaaatattattgatttttatattaGAATGAATTTTAAACAATAGAATGAATTTTAAACAATAGTTGGAAGCAAAGTTTGGTGTGTGGATATCCAACTCTTGTTACGTCCTAAAAATTTTAACAATCTCGACGAAAAGACGTGTAAATCATAATTGGGATAGAGAAAAGTGCAGctaaatttaaaaagaatatgaataaaattatggaaatagAATTGAAATTTATAGGCTTGTATTTGAAGTGCAAAGTAATAGCATCTCTGTCAATTAATAAAGGACGACTTGTTTTTAAATcttcaacatcatactcaaatGTGTATTCAGTCCATGAAAACTTTCTTCAAAGTTCTCGTGCAATAAATATGGGCccataattatttttgaatgaaaaacgatacaaaatattgaaaatctaAAACATATATATGGTATTGCAAAACAAATTGGTTTGAATAtgatacaaaaaaaatagaattttgggtataaaattaaaacattatattaatatcaatattcactACGCTTGTTTGAGTGctcatatcatatattagtgtcCGATCTAAAAGAGTTTACACTGAAATATCacatatttaacattttatcccaatttttatatgaaaataaaatgtgtcattaataccaaaatttattatgcatgttttattattcaaaaatcatatattagtgcAAGATCTTGAACATttagtactcaaatatcatacattaatatcaaattttcaagattttgtatcgaattttcatccgaaaaaaacatgtcatcaaTATCAAAATTTGTTATACATATTAGGATATTCAAAAAACATATTttgttataaaatattatatatttgttctaaatttttaatgttttgcaCGAAATTTTATCCGAAAAAACATATGTGGGACCTATGGAATGCGAAACACTTTTTGGGCTAGTTAGAGACCGCGAGAAAATAATCGAACTAATAGAGACTGAACACACATTTAACTATTAAAATgcgaatttattgattatttattcaTGAATCAAACTTGttactaattttattttattattacttttttaaaaaattatttgatagaaggagtactcttttttttttttaaaaaaaaaaNACCTCAGTACTTGTCATTaacgtttaaaaaaaaaatattcattacaatactcttattttcaaatccAGCAACTTCTAGTGATATATCTACcaaattgattattattattattattattgaatggTCCATATTTAgcgaaaaattaaatatgtcaTATAtcttcaggaaaaaaaaaacatctggcatattttttaaaaaaatatcccaTTGGCTGGCGAACCTCAGTACTTGTCATTAACGTTAGACAGATCACAACCAAAATCTAAATTATTGTGCTTTGACTTTTTTCCCCGATCCAAGGAATTTAGGAATTATCATGCCCAAATATAACATTTTAATTGTAtttcaaaactatatttaaacaggtaggaaaaaattattatcaaaatcaaaatgaaaAACTTATTTACGAATAATCTATTTTGTATATATTGGATATGATGGGGTGACATAAAACCTctataaataaacaaacaagAGCTGTGTGTTCAAATAATTGATTAACCACTAAGTTCCCTATCAAAAtcggaaattttaaatttttttaaaattctatataattatgatgaaaatatcaTATGACACttgttaattaataaaataattaaacaaaaaattctcgtgagaccatctcattagttaattttgtgagacggatctccgATCCGAcctaatttatgaaaaaaatattattttttatgtccaaACTATTATTTTTCACGGTGAATATAGATCagattaacccgtctcacagatacaAATATcgagagacctactcaaatatTTAGTCAAATTAGTGACACCCTCTTATTTCCTTTAACTACAATAATTAAATAGCATATTTCGACACAAATTTGgctcatacaacactccattgagaaaaaaaacaataattaccaattttttttaatatttaggaTCGAAACTGAAATTTATGAATATAGATAATCATCCAAATcatataaaaaacaataataccCCAGTGACAATTTTCCCAAACTACTTGAGAGTTCCTAATCTACTCACGCCGTAAGGTTTTTATATGCATATATCAGACGCTATTTAATTCTGCAATTTGTCGCTTGCCTGTTGCCTCACACGTACACGAGTGATGGAATACGGTAGATGAAAGGATAACAATTGACTTGTTGGGCTGTACATGGGCCACATTAATGCCTACTCGAGCCCACTTAGGGTACTAGCCCATTCCTCCCACtaattatttattctttattcatAGATCAATAAATTAATGTTTATTGATTAACCAAATCAagcattaattaatatttccGGGCATGGGGCGGCTGCTGCTTTTGCAGGAGCACAGGTCATTAATTAGTATAATTGGAATCATTTGTCAGACGAATGCgttaaaacacacacaaaagTAGCGATTgttaattaatcaaatatttaatgagttttTGTTTTGTCGGACAGAGGGGCAGATTTTAGATAGATGGTACGCGGCGTGTCGAAGATGATTTTGAATATTAGCCATACCCCTCCGCTTGTCTGATGGCCATTTTCCCTCATGTCTTCcgtataataataaattttttcaaataaaataaaataaaataaaatatctaattTAGATTGTTATATAATTatagttaaaattttttatggtATAACAATCTCAAATGTctgcatatatatacataataataataaaaagaaatatttttcatgagttttataaaataataataataataataataataataataataataaaaagcattTTAACTTTGTGATGcccatggatgagcccatcaagatccgACTCATATCTagagcccacaggtgaagggcccatgacaagcccagacattctcctataaatatcaggtttgagcgtacggttatttcattcactatattgttttcagcagcacccttagctgttctccccatatatcctcagtctctcacttgagcgtcggaggggctacgccggacccccttctaacgatcttattcgtgatttcaggctcaagATAATTTtgaacctgcgtctggactaatAACACTTACACGAAACATACCCTAAAATTTTCAATGAGTATCACTTTGATTAAGATTTAAGCAACTGGAGTTGAAAGAGTCAGCATGTACACTTACGTGGGGGTTTAGTTTGCTGagaatcttcaacaattgatgTCATACattgcttattaattaattatccgaAACTTTTTGTACGAACGTCACACAAAAAGATTCATAGAATCGCAGAAGAGAAGTGATAGATTTTCTTCGTACTCTGTAACTCTGCAGAAACGGAACGGATCTTAATCGCAGAGATGGGAGAAGAATAAATTGGAGCTGATTGTGATTGTGAGAGGGACCAGCGATGAAGCTGATATCTTTTTTACTGTTTTGGATAATAGTACGTACGAATTGGCGGCTTACTAGAAGTTTCCTTGCTCGAGGTGAGTTTGTTTTCAATTTGATTTCATATCATGCATCCCTTTtatgttttcttgatttctggcTTAGTTATCAACAAACCCATTTACCTTCTTGAGGAGTTCGTTACATCTTTTCTTGTTCGTCAGTTGTATGATAAAATGTCTGGTCGGAATATTGGGATGGTGTTCTGGATTTTGATTAGAGAATAGGTCAATATGAAGCcaaataaatatacatacatCTTCCCTTTTTATGTGCTCTAAAAACTATTAAGGGACGCCTTTTTGTCCTTGTTGGGTCTCTTGCTTTGCGTTTATGCTTACTGCTTTAAGAGTAAGACTTTACAGTTTATCGACTTTCTTGGTGAATTATTTACTGTTGGGTGGAGGTAGATGTTGAATCTGTGGCTGCATATGTGTATGGggatcagttttttttttttttaaattttaattggaTGGTCTAGGTTAATTTGGAGGATAGAGTGCgcattattatatatcaataatcaTGGAAGATGGTGATTATTCCACCTTGGATTTCGACCTGATGGATCAAATCTTGATCGATGGATTCTGGTTAGAGACTGAAACTTATGATGGATCAAACCTTTGGCAGCCTATTTCAAATCATCATTTAACTTCTCCTCCATTGCATGAAAACATCAATAGTTTGAATACAAATAGTCCACATCAGGATAAAGATTTCTCGAAAGAAAGTATGGGAAAATCGAACTTCTTCGGCGAGTCTTCTTTTAATCATCCCCCTCTAATGGAAGATGATCTTTCTGCTAGCGGTCAAGCTCGAAACAACGTATCCACTGCTTTAAATCACCATTCGAATCTCCTGGTTGGGCCAGACAGAAATAAATCTGTGAAGAAGAGATTTGACCAGGCTGTTGAACACCTGAAAGACTGTGTAAGAGAGAGAGCTGTGCTAATTCAGATATGGATCCCCATAAAGAAAGAAGGCAAGCAAGTGCTTATAACTAACAATCAACCATTTTCACTGGATCCAAACTGCAAAAACCTTGCAGAATACAGGGATGTGTCAAAAAATTATCAGTTTTCAGCAGATGTGGAATCAGGAGGATTTTTTGGGTTGCCTGGTCGggttttcttgaagaaattgcCAGAATGGACTCCAGATGTTCGGTTCTTCAAACGGGAGGAGTATCCACGTGTTAATCATGCATACCATTATGATGTTAGAGGATCACTTGCACTTCCTGTTTTTGAACCAAGAAGTGGCCGTTGCTTGGGGGTGGTTGAAATTGTTACAATGACTCAGAAAGTGAATTATCGTCCTGAACTTGAAAACATTTGCAAAGCTCTACAGGTATCATCTTGTTCTTCACTATAGTTTTTTTCTGAAGTTTTCCATGTTAGTGTTGCTCGGATATATGGTTCCCTATTTCCTGAATAAGTTTTCATGGCCCGTTTAACGATTTTCAACTAGAGTCTCTTCTTGAACTGGATTTTCTGTTGCAGGCCGTTGACTTGAAGAGCTTCGATATTCCGAGTCCTTCTCCAAATATTACAGTATGAATGAAACCTTTTCAACTCAACCTTTCAAACCTTTTATCATTTGAATTATTGATGTAGTTTAATAATTAGAAATCTAATTTTCATCACAGGGTCGCAATGAATCTTATCAATCTACGCTGATAGAAATCCGGAATGTTTTAAAGCATGTGTGCACAATGCATAACCTGCCTTTGGCACAGACATGGGCGCTCTGTACTCAACAAGGCAGACACGGGTGCTGCCTTTCTGAAGAGAATTATGCGCATTGCGTTTCAACCATAGATTCAGCCTGCTATGTGGCTGATCCGCAAGTATCTGGATTCCATGAGGCGTGTTCTGAACATCATTTACTCAAAGGTGAAGGTGTTTCTGGGAAAGCATTCTTGACTAATGAGCCATGTTATTCTGAGGATGTAACAGCTTTTAGCAAGGGAGATTATCCTCTGTCACATTATGCGAGGGTGTTCAACTTATCTGCTGCTGTTGCAATACGAGTCAGAAGTACACACTTGGAAACTGCTGATTTTGTTCTGGAGTTCTTCTTCCCTATAAATTGCAAAGCTGGGGAAGATCAGCGGGTGATGCTCGAGTCAGTGTTGTCTGTTGTACAACAAACTTGCCAGAGCTTGCGGGTTCTCATGGATCAAGA
Proteins encoded:
- the LOC140960351 gene encoding GDSL esterase/lipase At5g55050-like — translated: MANIRIPTLVCLFLSMVLGTYATLFSPPADGMPPPIFILGDSTADVGTNSYLPHSKAIANFPYNGIDFPNSRPTGRFSNGFNSADYLGKKFGLKRSPAPFLSLLTLGPRFKKHLFKGVNFASGGAGLLDITGSNLTVIPLSEQIAQFSTVRDNLTALIGSDATDTLLSKSLFFISTGSNDIFGYFVANSTMPRDKFISILICAYSDHITTLYNLGARKFGIISIPPVGCCPSQRRLQKIVNGVDGCFEPMNDLALDFHSALDTLLGNLSTGLPGLKYSLGNAFRMTIDVITNARAFGFDHVDSACCGSGYLNANGICNWTASLCPDRRKYLFWDLFHPTNKASNLAAETLYSGPTYYVSPINFAQLAS
- the LOC140958218 gene encoding protein NLP5-like isoform X2 → MGKSNFFGESSFNHPPLMEDDLSASGQARNNVSTALNHHSNLLVGPDRNKSVKKRFDQAVEHLKDCVRERAVLIQIWIPIKKEGKQVLITNNQPFSLDPNCKNLAEYRDVSKNYQFSADVESGGFFGLPGRVFLKKLPEWTPDVRFFKREEYPRVNHAYHYDVRGSLALPVFEPRSGRCLGVVEIVTMTQKVNYRPELENICKALQAVDLKSFDIPSPSPNITGRNESYQSTLIEIRNVLKHVCTMHNLPLAQTWALCTQQGRHGCCLSEENYAHCVSTIDSACYVADPQVSGFHEACSEHHLLKGEGVSGKAFLTNEPCYSEDVTAFSKGDYPLSHYARVFNLSAAVAIRVRSTHLETADFVLEFFFPINCKAGEDQRVMLESVLSVVQQTCQSLRVLMDQDLVQEILNKEICSTSAGRLQEEKSLSEPKECSRGSKNFVPFRGNLSVGAKRSEKRQIKTEKTVSLEVLRQYFAGSLKDAAKDIGVCPTTLKRICRQHGIIRWPSRKIKKVGHSLRKLQLVMDSVQGTEGSMKLTSFYNNFPEFISPPNIPLKRPLMTSTVSSHVQQVNGQREGCLLIPATTDSMPAASPGSHNSISSRCFSLKRATSDAKLLDLAQEKTKLLVRSNSQNIFINNHATADTPLMPLNLNNENEMVHYKVKASFREENIRFSLHHQSSFKDLKQEVLRRFDVHDISKVDIKYLDDDAEWVLLTCDSDLDECLDIHRSSKIRVIKIAVVNKSL
- the LOC140958218 gene encoding protein NLP4-like isoform X1; the encoded protein is MEDGDYSTLDFDLMDQILIDGFWLETETYDGSNLWQPISNHHLTSPPLHENINSLNTNSPHQDKDFSKESMGKSNFFGESSFNHPPLMEDDLSASGQARNNVSTALNHHSNLLVGPDRNKSVKKRFDQAVEHLKDCVRERAVLIQIWIPIKKEGKQVLITNNQPFSLDPNCKNLAEYRDVSKNYQFSADVESGGFFGLPGRVFLKKLPEWTPDVRFFKREEYPRVNHAYHYDVRGSLALPVFEPRSGRCLGVVEIVTMTQKVNYRPELENICKALQAVDLKSFDIPSPSPNITGRNESYQSTLIEIRNVLKHVCTMHNLPLAQTWALCTQQGRHGCCLSEENYAHCVSTIDSACYVADPQVSGFHEACSEHHLLKGEGVSGKAFLTNEPCYSEDVTAFSKGDYPLSHYARVFNLSAAVAIRVRSTHLETADFVLEFFFPINCKAGEDQRVMLESVLSVVQQTCQSLRVLMDQDLVQEILNKEICSTSAGRLQEEKSLSEPKECSRGSKNFVPFRGNLSVGAKRSEKRQIKTEKTVSLEVLRQYFAGSLKDAAKDIGVCPTTLKRICRQHGIIRWPSRKIKKVGHSLRKLQLVMDSVQGTEGSMKLTSFYNNFPEFISPPNIPLKRPLMTSTVSSHVQQVNGQREGCLLIPATTDSMPAASPGSHNSISSRCFSLKRATSDAKLLDLAQEKTKLLVRSNSQNIFINNHATADTPLMPLNLNNENEMVHYKVKASFREENIRFSLHHQSSFKDLKQEVLRRFDVHDISKVDIKYLDDDAEWVLLTCDSDLDECLDIHRSSKIRVIKIAVVNKSL